The DNA sequence GGCCGGCAATGATCAGCCGGTCCTGCGCCCGCGTCAGCGCCACATAAAGCAGCCGGCGGTGTTCTTCCTCGGCGCGCGCGTCGGCCAGCGCCCGGGCCGCGGTGACTTCCGCAAGCTCCCCGTCCTTGCGCGGCGACCAGACCGGCACGCCATTGATTTCGTGGATACGCCCACCGGACGGTTTCGGCGCGCTGGTCGTATCCGGCAGGATGACGACCGGCGCCTGCAGGCCCTTGGCACCGTGCACGGTCATGACGCGGATCTCCCGCTCCGGCGCCGCAAGGTCGCGCTTGATCTCCACTTCGCCCGCTTCCATGCGCGCGATGAAGCATTGCAGCGACGCAGGCTCTGTCGAGTCAAAGGCAATGGCTTCGGCAACCAGCGCCTGGACCGGATCCCGCGCCGGATGGCCGAGCCGGGCGTTGAGCTTCTCCCATCCCGTTTTCCCATCCGCCCCCGGAACGTCCAGAACCGCCGTCAGGAAATCAAAGGGTGGGAGATGAGCATTGTCGATCAGCATCTGCAGGAAGGCGGAAGCCGCCTTTACATCCGGATCGGCGCTGGCCTGTACGCGCTGCCACAGCGTCTCGCCCCGATTGCGGCCGCTGGCCAGCTCGAACAGATAGCGGTCATCATCGACGAGCCCGAGGAAGGGCCCGCGCAGGATCTCGGCCAGCGTCAGGTCACGCTCCGGCAGCGCGGCGAAGCGCATCAGGTTCAGGCAGTCCTGCACACCGATATGATCGCCCAGCTTCAGCCGGTCGGCCCCGGCAACCGGCAGTCCTTGTGCCTTCAGGGCACCGATCATCGCGTCGAACAGGCCGCCTGTCCGGCCGCGCACGAGGATCAGGATATCTTCCGGCCGCACGGGACGCTGGACCCATCCTTCGCCCGTATCGGCCCAGATGCTTTCCCCCGCATCGATCATCGCCCGTACCGCCTTCGCCACATCTGTGGCCAGCCGCGCCTTCGGCGACGACGACCGCATGGCGTTGACCGGGCGGGCCCAGGCATCCTCGTCCGTCTCTTCCTCTTTCGGCGGAATGGGCCAGAGCTCGACCGCGCCGTGCTGGTCCGACCGCCAGGAAACGTGATGGACGAGATTGCTTTCCTCCGCAGGCGTCTCAACCGGCGCATTCGGAATGGGCGGGGCCTGGTTCCAGACCGTGTCGACATATTCGAGAACTTCCGGCCCGGACCGGAAGGACATTTCCATCGTTTCTTTCAGCAGGTCCGAATTGCGGGCCTGGAACTGATGGTACTGCTTCAACAGCTGCGACGGGTCCGCCCCCTGGAAGGAATAGATGGACTGTTTCTCGTCGCCCACGACGAACAGGGTGCGCGGATCCTGCGCGCGCTCGATCCCCTCCCCGGCATCGAACTCCCCCGTCAGCGCATCGACCAGTTCCCATTGTGTGGGGCTGGTGTCCTGCGCCTCGTCCAGCAACAGGTGCGAAAGACCGCCATCCAGCTTGTAGAGCACCCAGTCCGACATCCCCGTCGCTGTCAGCAGGATGCGCGTATGTTCGATCAGATCGTCGAAATCGAGCGCGGCGCGGGCCCGTTTCAGGTCGCGATAACGTTCCAGCGCAGGCAGACCGACGCGGACCATGGCCGAGGTGCGCGCGAAAGCTGCCGCCCGGTTCAGCCGATCCTCCAGCTCCAGCATGCGCGCCGCTTCCTCGCCAAAGCCTTCCTTCATCTGGAACAGGCTGGCGACCAGCGGCAAGGCTTCGGCCATGCCTTTCGTATACGGATTGGAGGCGCGGAGATCCCCGCTCGCCGTGCGGAAGACGGTCCGGTAAATCCCCCAGCGTTCGCCTGCATCTTCTGTCGCGAGCACGGCCATCAGTTTCTCGCCTGTCGCCACATCGGTCTTGCCGCCCGTCAGCAGGAGTTCGGCGACCGTGCGGATGTCCGCGGCGGGCAATGCCTCGCCCATGGCGAGGTCCAGCAGCTCTTCAACCGACGCCTCAGGCGCCTGAAGCCGCTCGCGCAGGACATCGTCCATGACATCGAAATCGCTGTCATAATGGTCCGCAAAGCGAAGCACCGCCGTGCCGATACTCCGCAACGTATCGAGGGCCAGCATCGCGCCTTCGTGGCCGCCTTCCAGCGCCAGCAGATCAAGGAGGTCCGGCAGGTTTTGCTGCGCGGACATGACCGCTTCGCTGCGCGCTTCGTTCCACAGCGCGTAGGCTTCGTCTTCTTCGATCTCCGTAAAGCCGGGAAAGACGCCTGCCTCCAGGGGGAAGCGCCGCAGCACGCGGGCACAGAATGCGTGGATGGTCTCGATGCGCAGACCGCCCGGCGTTTCAAGCGCGTTGGCGAACAGGGCCCGGGCAACCTGAAGGTCTTCGGCATTGTAGGCGCTGGCCTTGCGGCCCTGAAGCTGGGCGAGCTTCTTCCTCAACGGGTCGTCTTCCATCACCGACCACTGGCCGAGCGTCTTGAAGAGACGCGACAGCATCTCGCTGGCCGCGGCCTTGGTGTAGGTGATGCAGAGGATGGAGTCCGGCTTCGCACCGGGCCGCCCGTCCGGACGGCGCAGCAGCAGGCGAGCGACGCGGTCGATCAGGACCTTCGTCTTGCCGGAGCCGGCATTGGCCATGACGAAGGCCGAATGCATCGGGTCAGCCGAGCGCGCCTGAACCTCAACGGCCTTGCGGAAGTCGTCCGTATCCGGCGGTATCACGATGTCACTCATCGCCGCCTCCGTCTTCGGTGTCGCCAGCCCATTCCGCCCGGCGGGCAAGGCGGTTGTAGCCATTGTCGTATTTCACGAACTGCACACGGGGCGCGGACAGGAAGGCGGAGTTATCCTCCCGGTAGGCCGCGATCAGGCGCAGCAGGCCCTCTTCCGCCGTTTTTGCCAGCTCGTCCGGCGTGGCCTGCAGGGCCCGGCTCTGGCCAACGATGCGGGCATCGGGCTTCGCCTTGAAGGCCACATATTCGAGGCCTGAGACGCTGGCAGCGGGAATACCTTTATAGCCACCCTTGCCTGCGATCAGGGCCTGCAAAGGCATTTGCTGGCTGAGTTCGGCCGCGATCTCCTTGTCCGAGGGCGGGCTTCCTGTCTTGAAGTCGATGACCACGAGGCTGCCGTCGGGCTGGCGTTCGATCCGGTCGGCCATGGCGGACAGGGTGAACGGCGCACCGCTGATGTCGAAATCCCAGCGCCCCTTCACTTCCAGCTTCGGTTTGCCATCAACCCGGCGCTCTGCCCGCCAGCCGAGATACCAGTCGGACATCTGCTCCAGCACTGCCCGCCGCGCGGCAAGAACAGCCTCCGGCTCTCCGGCCGCCGAAAGATTGCTCACCAGAAGCGAGACCAGGCGCTCTGTTGTCTTGGCCGTGCCTTCGTCCTCAAAATCTTCCAGCGCCTTGTGGATCGCGGTGCCGCGCGGCGCAGGACCGAGTTCGGCATTCATCGGCTCGATCCGGTCGAGTTTCAGCACCTGCTCCGCCCAGATCGCATAGGGATCGCGCTGCAGCGTATCGATCCGGGTAACGGACAGCTTGTGCGGCCAGCCCTCCGGACGCCGCCGCGGCTTCGGTTCCACCGGGAAGCCCTTGTCCAGCGTGTTCGTTCCCCTGTCCCGCAAGGCGAGTGCCCATTCGAGCGGACTGTCCCCGTCCGGCGAGAGCGCGTCCTTCGCGGCACTTCCCAGCGCGCCTTCTGCCAGCGTCTTCAGGCGCCAGACCCAGCGCGAGGCAACGGCCGGGGAATCGTTCCGCCGGAGGGCGTGCAGCATCGTCACCTTCGGCGCGCAGGCAAGTTGCGCAAAATCGTGTGCCGACAGGCCCACCCGGTCTTCCGGATCGCTGATACCCAGATCCTTGCGGAACCGGCGCGGCAGGAACGCGTCGGCGGGCGGACGCTGCGGCCAGACATCTTCGTTCAGGCCTGCAAGGATGATGTGGCTGGCAGACTGGAGGCGCGCTTCGAGTGGTCCCCAGATGGCCAGCCTCGGGTGTTCCGCCACGCCTGCGCTGACGGTCCGCCCGGCAGCTTCGGCTTCGATCAGTTCGGCAAAGGCATGGGGTGGCATGGGCGCCAGATAGTCCGCGAGGTCTGCGACATGTTCCATCATTGCCGTGGCAGAGCGGCCGTCTTCCCCAGCCCATGGGAAAGGTGTCTGGCTGACGCGGGCCGCAAGCGCGGCGATCCGTTCCGCAATCTTCCGGCCCGGCATCGGGCCTTCACGGGACAGGTCCGCTTCGGTTTCGCGGAAGGCGATGGCGATCTGCTCAACCAGTTCTTCCGCAACCGCCTGCTCTTCATCGGAAAAGCTGGCATAGGGGTCCAGCTCCTTCCGTGAACGAACCGATGCCGCAAGATCATCCAGAGACTGCCAGTTGCGGGCACCGCGCAGGAAATAGCGGTCGAGACTGTCCGCACCTTCAAAGCCGCGGGCGAAAGGGTGCTTCAGAACAGCGCTCAGGATGACCGGCTCCGCAGGGTCCAGCACCCAGCGCGCGCAGAGGCCAATCAGGCTTCCGGCGGTCGTCTGGCCAAGCGGGCTGCCCGATGACGGCGGCACATCCAGCCCCCAGCGCTGCAGGACGCCGCTGACCCGGCGCGCCAAGGTCGCGTCCTGGGTGACCAGCGCAGCCGTCTCGCCCGGCTGCTCCATCACCTGGCGCAGCAGGAGCGCCGCGGTTTCCGCTTCCACAGCCTCATCCGGCGCCTCGATGACGGTCAGGCCGTCCAGCGCCGACAGGGCAAATGCTTCCTTTACCGTGCCGAGCGACGCGGACAGCGAGTCCAGCGTGCGGCGCCAGTCCGCCGTGGATTCCGCGGGCGCCAGCGCCTCGTGGATCATGCGGCGGCGCGCTTCGGCTTTCCCTGCGCCGTCCGTTCCCGGCCAGGTGCGGACATCGCCCGGCGCGACGCCCAGGTCGCGCAGCGTGTCGAACAGAATATGCTGCGGGTGGCTGACAGACCCGGCAATCACACTGCGGGCCTCTTCGTCGGCGTGAATGTCCAGCCCGGGCAGCACGACCAGTCCTTGAGGCAAGGCCATCGCCGCTTTCATCAGGATACGGCCTGCCGGTGTCGCACCCGTGGACCCCGCGATCAGGACAGGCGCTTGCGGCGGGTCCTCCGCCCAGCGCCGGGCCATGATGCGGGCCGCCGCGATGTCCCGCAGGAACGGATCGCTCTCTCCATTCTCTGCCAGCCATTCCGGCCAGCTTTCCGAAATGATCTTCAGGAATTTGACCGATTGTTCCCAGTGTTTGGCCAGTTCGGCCGAGCCTGCGAGATCCGGCAGGCTGGACCAGTCGACATGCTCGCTAAGTGCGGCCTGCTCCATCAGGTGGCTCAGTTCCTGCGCCGCCGCCAGGGCCGATGCGGCCGGGGGCGTAACGCCGTAGGCCTGTTCGTAGAAGGCCTGTACCAGATGCGTCAGCGCCCCGAGGCGCCGCGCGGGCGACATGGCCGGTGGAAGGCCTGAACGCGCCGCATCGACCGAAGGCGTTTCGTCCGCCTCCATGTCGCCCAGCGTCCGGATATCTGGCGGCAGGATCGGCTTCTCGCCGCCCGCATCGTAAAGCACGCCTGCCAGAACCCGGGCGGAACGCCGGTTCGGCACATAGATGATGGCATCGGCGAGGGCCGCAGGATTTTCGGCCAGCCCCGCTTCCCTCGCCAGCGTGCCCGCCAGCGCCCGCAGGAAGTCCGTTCCCGGAGGAATGGTATAAACGCGGGACGCACCAGAGAACAGTCCGGCCTTATCCGCCATGGCAGGCCAGCCACATGTCTGCGTCTTTCAGCGCCTGCGGATCGCCGACATGCAGCCAGAACCGGTCCAGCAGGACGCCATGCAGGCGCTTTTGCTCGATCAGCGGCGCCCAGACGCGCAGGGCCGAGAAACGCTCAACAGGTTCGTTGTCGTAAAGCTGAGGCCGGATGAGACGCAGGCCGCAAAAGGCGTAAGGTGCGCTCGGGGCGTCGCCGCGGCGGGTCATGCTGCCGTCTTCGTGGCGGAAGAAATCTCCCGGTCCGCCGAAACCCAGCGTCCGCCCGGTATCGGCCACCAGCAGCAAAGCATCCATCGCTGCAGGATCGAACGCATCAGCCAGCGCCTCGACAGGTTCGGGTCCGGCCGGTTCCCAGAAGGCATCCGTATTCGCGACAAGGATGGGATCGTCCCCCAGAAGCGGGCGCGCCTTGGCCAACGCTCCACCTGTCTCCAGGACGTCGCCGCGCTCATCGGAAATGATGATCTCGATATCCGTACGTGACTTCAGGTGCGCTTCCACCTGGTCTGCCAGATAGTGGACATTGACGACCGCACGCTTCACTCCCGCGGCGACGAGCGGATCCAGCATCCGGTCGATCAGCGCTTTGCCCCGCACCTCGATCAGCGGCTTCGGGCACGCATCCGTCAGCGGCCGCATGCGCGTGCCAAGACCGGCAGCAAGCACCATCGCGGTGTGCGGAACAGGCACGCTCATTCAGAAGCCCTCGAAAACAAAAGGTGTGGTCCGGCGCACGAAGGCGTTCATGTCCTTAAGCGCGGGATGTGACAGATTTCGGGCGAGAATGGCCAGCTGCCGCGGCTGAAACAGACCATAGCGCGGTTTGTTATCGCGGTGCTGGAGACGGGAAAACACGCCGGCAATGCGCAGGGCGTTCAGCGCGCCGATCACGGCCAGCCGCTCGTCGAAGGCCTCGCGCGACTTTCCGGTCTCATCCAGATAATGCCGGATCGCCGCTTCGGCCGCTTCGGGTGAGACGGCCCGGCGGGCGTCCTGAGTCAGCATCGCCATGTCCCAGGCGTCCCAGCCGCGCACGGCATCCTGGAAGTCCAGCAGGCCAAGTTCGCCATTGCCCAGCCAGAGCAGGTTCTCGGCGTGAAAATCCCGCAGGGTGAATGTGCGGGGAAATTCCATCGCCTGCGCGATCAGACCGTCGCGCACTTTCTCCCACTCTTCCCGTTCGGCGCCTTCCAGCGGGCCGCCGCCGCGCTCTGCGCGCAGCCAGTCGGCATAGAGGTCGGCATTGGACGTCAGGGCCAGCTGGTCAAAATCCAGGACCGGCCAGACTTCCGCGCCGTTCGACAAGACGTCCGGTGCCTCTTCGCGGTGCAGCTCTGCAAGAACGCCCGCAGCGGTAACATACGCCGTTTGCTCGTCGAGCCGGCCGGCTTCGATCTGGCGGGCAATTTCGAGGTTTTCCCCGAAATCCTCGATCAGCGCGAATCCGTGGGCGCTGTCATGCGCGAAGATCTCAGGCGCCCGGAAACCGCGATAGTGCAGATAGTTGGCGACCAGAACGAACGCATCCACCCGGCTCGCGGCAAGGCGTGTCGAGGCATTCCAGCCCATCGCGATCCGTGTCTCGTCATCGGCATCGGGCGGACAGGGACTGTCCTCCACATTGGGCGCATCCATCAGCAGCGCGCGTGTTTTGTCCGGCCTGACAAGGCGGATGTACCGCCGCGTGGAGGCATCCTGTCCAAGCGGGAAACGCGCTGCATCATCCCAGCCCGCACGGGCCAGAAAGGCGTCCATATCTGCCGCGCGGCCTGCGTCGTCAAAACCCATGGAGACGTGTCTGCCAGCCTTCGCCGCGCGGTTCCAGTGTTACGCGCCGCCCTTCGGCAAGGATTTCAATCGTCACATCCAGCCGCCACTCCGGCAGGTGATCCCCGGCCCGGTCCGGCCATTCGATCAGGGCAATGCCGTCCTGCGTCTCGTCCCAGCCGAGTTCGACCACTTCATCGGGCGATTTCAGGCGATAGAGATCGAAATGCCAGATCGGGAGCGGCCCGGAATCGTACATCTGTACAAGCGTATAAGTCGGGCTCGGGACATCCATCGTCCCGCTATAGTCCGCTATAAGCCCGCGGGAGAATGTCGTTTTCCCGGCCCCAAGGTCCCCGTGAAGGGCAATCACGTCCCCCGCCTCAAGCATTCGGGCGACACGTGCCCCCACGTCACGCAGGGCAGTCTCGTCTGGACATTCAAGAATCACTGTCATCTCATGCACTTTAAGGCCGCTGCGATAATTCGTGCCATGGATTCGCGGCGCCTTGCACTGTAACTGGCCAGGATATAAAAGGCTAAAAAACGTGACGCATGCGTCATAAATATGGTTCGGCCTTGAGGGAGGTAGAATTTGGATCTTTCAGACGCATCGCAGATCGTACTGATCGGCGGCGGGCAGGCAGCGGCGCAGGCCGTGCAATCGCTGCGTATGGGCGGCTATTCCGGCAAGCTGGTGCTTGTGGGTGATGAACCTGTCCTGCCCTACCAGCGTCCGCCTCTGTCGAAGGCCTACATGAAGGGGGAGTTCGCCGAAGAGCGCCTCTTCTTCAAACCCGGTGCCTGGTACGAAGACAATGATGTCGAGCTGATCCTCTCGACCCGTGCCATCCGGATTGACCGCGCGGCCCGGATTGTCGAACTCGAACACGGTGCCACGCTGGCCTATGATGCGCTGATCCTGTGTACCGGATCCCGCCCGCGTCCGCTGCCTGCAAAGGGCGCAGACCTTGAAAACGTTTACGATTTACGCGGTCTTGGCGATGTTGACCGGATCCAGCCAAATATGGTGGCCGGCCGCCGGCTGGTGATCATCGGCGCAGGTTATATCGGCCTCGAAGCCGCGGCCGTTGCCCGCCAGATGGGGCTTGAGGTGACGGTCCTCGAAATGGCGGACCGTGTGCTGGCCCGCGTGACCAGCCCGACCATGAGCGCCTTCTACGAGAAGGAACACCGGGCGCAGGGCGCCACGATCCTGACCGGTGCCCGGCTTGACCATCTCGAAGGCGAAAACGGCAAGGTGAGCGCTGCGGTCCTCGCGGACGGCACCAAACTGCCTGCGGACATGGTCCTGGTAGGCATCGGGATTCTGCCAAATGTCGAACTCGCCGAAGAAGCCGGGCTGACCATCGACAATGGTGTGGCAACCGATCGTGACGCACGCACATCCGATCCCCGCATCTTCGCAGCAGGTGACTGCGCGAGCCGGCCGCTGGTCCATTATGGTCATGCCGGCCGTCTCGAAAGCGTCCATAACGCGATCGAACAGGGTAAGCTTGCTGCCGCGGCGATCCTTGGAAAACCACGCCCGCCAGAGGATTGCCCCTGGTTCTGGTCAGACCAGTATGACCTGAAACTGCAGATCGCAGGCCTCAACCAGGGACATGACGAAATCGTCGTGCGCGGCAATCCGGATGACCGGAAATTTGCCGTCTTCTATCTGCGTAACGGCACGCTGATTGCGGTCGACGCGGTGAACAGCCCGCCAGAATTCCTGGCGTCCAAGAAATTGATCATGATGGGCTCAAAGGTTGCGCCCGACATGCTCAAGGATACATCCACCTCAATGAAAGACATCGCTGCGGCCGCCGCCACAGCCTAAGGGAGACCAAAAAGCCGATGCCGAAGATTACCTATATCGACCACGATGGCACCGAACGCACAGTCGAGGCGAAGAATGGCGAGTCCGTGATGGAAGCCGCAATCAAGAACTCCATTCCCGGCATTGATGCTGACTGCGGCGGGGCCTGCGCCTGCGCCACTTGCCACGTCTATGTCGACACCAATTTCATGGACAAAGTGGGCGAGCAGCAGGAAATGGAGAAGTCGATGCTCGACTTCGCCGAGAATGTTCAGGACAACTCCCGCCTCTCCTGCCAGATCACCGTCTCTGACGACCTGGACGGCCTGCGCGTGACGACGCCGGAAAGCCAGCACTAAGGCAGGCTCCCTTCCCGAATTCAGCGCCCCGGCCCGTTTGGTCGGGGCGTTTTGTTTTGGCCTCCGTTCCCCTTGCGACATGGGTTGGTTCCGAAAAGGAATG is a window from the Hyphomonas adhaerens MHS-3 genome containing:
- a CDS encoding NAD(P)/FAD-dependent oxidoreductase, which produces MDLSDASQIVLIGGGQAAAQAVQSLRMGGYSGKLVLVGDEPVLPYQRPPLSKAYMKGEFAEERLFFKPGAWYEDNDVELILSTRAIRIDRAARIVELEHGATLAYDALILCTGSRPRPLPAKGADLENVYDLRGLGDVDRIQPNMVAGRRLVIIGAGYIGLEAAAVARQMGLEVTVLEMADRVLARVTSPTMSAFYEKEHRAQGATILTGARLDHLEGENGKVSAAVLADGTKLPADMVLVGIGILPNVELAEEAGLTIDNGVATDRDARTSDPRIFAAGDCASRPLVHYGHAGRLESVHNAIEQGKLAAAAILGKPRPPEDCPWFWSDQYDLKLQIAGLNQGHDEIVVRGNPDDRKFAVFYLRNGTLIAVDAVNSPPEFLASKKLIMMGSKVAPDMLKDTSTSMKDIAAAAATA
- a CDS encoding aminoglycoside phosphotransferase family protein — encoded protein: MGFDDAGRAADMDAFLARAGWDDAARFPLGQDASTRRYIRLVRPDKTRALLMDAPNVEDSPCPPDADDETRIAMGWNASTRLAASRVDAFVLVANYLHYRGFRAPEIFAHDSAHGFALIEDFGENLEIARQIEAGRLDEQTAYVTAAGVLAELHREEAPDVLSNGAEVWPVLDFDQLALTSNADLYADWLRAERGGGPLEGAEREEWEKVRDGLIAQAMEFPRTFTLRDFHAENLLWLGNGELGLLDFQDAVRGWDAWDMAMLTQDARRAVSPEAAEAAIRHYLDETGKSREAFDERLAVIGALNALRIAGVFSRLQHRDNKPRYGLFQPRQLAILARNLSHPALKDMNAFVRRTTPFVFEGF
- a CDS encoding nucleotidyltransferase family protein, whose product is MSVPVPHTAMVLAAGLGTRMRPLTDACPKPLIEVRGKALIDRMLDPLVAAGVKRAVVNVHYLADQVEAHLKSRTDIEIIISDERGDVLETGGALAKARPLLGDDPILVANTDAFWEPAGPEPVEALADAFDPAAMDALLLVADTGRTLGFGGPGDFFRHEDGSMTRRGDAPSAPYAFCGLRLIRPQLYDNEPVERFSALRVWAPLIEQKRLHGVLLDRFWLHVGDPQALKDADMWLACHGG
- a CDS encoding 2Fe-2S iron-sulfur cluster-binding protein, with the translated sequence MPKITYIDHDGTERTVEAKNGESVMEAAIKNSIPGIDADCGGACACATCHVYVDTNFMDKVGEQQEMEKSMLDFAENVQDNSRLSCQITVSDDLDGLRVTTPESQH
- the addB gene encoding double-strand break repair protein AddB yields the protein MADKAGLFSGASRVYTIPPGTDFLRALAGTLAREAGLAENPAALADAIIYVPNRRSARVLAGVLYDAGGEKPILPPDIRTLGDMEADETPSVDAARSGLPPAMSPARRLGALTHLVQAFYEQAYGVTPPAASALAAAQELSHLMEQAALSEHVDWSSLPDLAGSAELAKHWEQSVKFLKIISESWPEWLAENGESDPFLRDIAAARIMARRWAEDPPQAPVLIAGSTGATPAGRILMKAAMALPQGLVVLPGLDIHADEEARSVIAGSVSHPQHILFDTLRDLGVAPGDVRTWPGTDGAGKAEARRRMIHEALAPAESTADWRRTLDSLSASLGTVKEAFALSALDGLTVIEAPDEAVEAETAALLLRQVMEQPGETAALVTQDATLARRVSGVLQRWGLDVPPSSGSPLGQTTAGSLIGLCARWVLDPAEPVILSAVLKHPFARGFEGADSLDRYFLRGARNWQSLDDLAASVRSRKELDPYASFSDEEQAVAEELVEQIAIAFRETEADLSREGPMPGRKIAERIAALAARVSQTPFPWAGEDGRSATAMMEHVADLADYLAPMPPHAFAELIEAEAAGRTVSAGVAEHPRLAIWGPLEARLQSASHIILAGLNEDVWPQRPPADAFLPRRFRKDLGISDPEDRVGLSAHDFAQLACAPKVTMLHALRRNDSPAVASRWVWRLKTLAEGALGSAAKDALSPDGDSPLEWALALRDRGTNTLDKGFPVEPKPRRRPEGWPHKLSVTRIDTLQRDPYAIWAEQVLKLDRIEPMNAELGPAPRGTAIHKALEDFEDEGTAKTTERLVSLLVSNLSAAGEPEAVLAARRAVLEQMSDWYLGWRAERRVDGKPKLEVKGRWDFDISGAPFTLSAMADRIERQPDGSLVVIDFKTGSPPSDKEIAAELSQQMPLQALIAGKGGYKGIPAASVSGLEYVAFKAKPDARIVGQSRALQATPDELAKTAEEGLLRLIAAYREDNSAFLSAPRVQFVKYDNGYNRLARRAEWAGDTEDGGGDE
- the tsaE gene encoding tRNA (adenosine(37)-N6)-threonylcarbamoyltransferase complex ATPase subunit type 1 TsaE; this translates as MTVILECPDETALRDVGARVARMLEAGDVIALHGDLGAGKTTFSRGLIADYSGTMDVPSPTYTLVQMYDSGPLPIWHFDLYRLKSPDEVVELGWDETQDGIALIEWPDRAGDHLPEWRLDVTIEILAEGRRVTLEPRGEGWQTRLHGF
- the addA gene encoding double-strand break repair helicase AddA, with translation MSDIVIPPDTDDFRKAVEVQARSADPMHSAFVMANAGSGKTKVLIDRVARLLLRRPDGRPGAKPDSILCITYTKAAASEMLSRLFKTLGQWSVMEDDPLRKKLAQLQGRKASAYNAEDLQVARALFANALETPGGLRIETIHAFCARVLRRFPLEAGVFPGFTEIEEDEAYALWNEARSEAVMSAQQNLPDLLDLLALEGGHEGAMLALDTLRSIGTAVLRFADHYDSDFDVMDDVLRERLQAPEASVEELLDLAMGEALPAADIRTVAELLLTGGKTDVATGEKLMAVLATEDAGERWGIYRTVFRTASGDLRASNPYTKGMAEALPLVASLFQMKEGFGEEAARMLELEDRLNRAAAFARTSAMVRVGLPALERYRDLKRARAALDFDDLIEHTRILLTATGMSDWVLYKLDGGLSHLLLDEAQDTSPTQWELVDALTGEFDAGEGIERAQDPRTLFVVGDEKQSIYSFQGADPSQLLKQYHQFQARNSDLLKETMEMSFRSGPEVLEYVDTVWNQAPPIPNAPVETPAEESNLVHHVSWRSDQHGAVELWPIPPKEEETDEDAWARPVNAMRSSSPKARLATDVAKAVRAMIDAGESIWADTGEGWVQRPVRPEDILILVRGRTGGLFDAMIGALKAQGLPVAGADRLKLGDHIGVQDCLNLMRFAALPERDLTLAEILRGPFLGLVDDDRYLFELASGRNRGETLWQRVQASADPDVKAASAFLQMLIDNAHLPPFDFLTAVLDVPGADGKTGWEKLNARLGHPARDPVQALVAEAIAFDSTEPASLQCFIARMEAGEVEIKRDLAAPEREIRVMTVHGAKGLQAPVVILPDTTSAPKPSGGRIHEINGVPVWSPRKDGELAEVTAARALADARAEEEHRRLLYVALTRAQDRLIIAGHWYGGQKGGGYHDRSWYALCLNAMDRLVPAEGEARDEHRRFGGAPSTVPKTGQGGGAKAGFPDWALQRVEDTPVAARRRFSAPTSLLGRDMPVMAPFGEGREARLKRGRLIHALLQYLPDVPEGDRETAGRNFLARDASLEEAEREEMLAAALGVLQDPAMAGVFAPGGRAEAAIIGSSKQHLPEGVVINGRVDRLVVSDTEVLIVDFKTDQPAPDTPEGVGESYVLQMAAYWAVLSEAWPDRAVRAALCWTDGPKLMPLPEEMLLASLKRAGSEV